From Ipomoea triloba cultivar NCNSP0323 chromosome 5, ASM357664v1, the proteins below share one genomic window:
- the LOC116021196 gene encoding glycerol-3-phosphate dehydrogenase [NAD(+)] isoform X1: MAPSRDSKPLDGEADGNVSSGDAAGAPDSIKSRVTVVGSGNWGSVAAKLIASNTLKLNSFHDEVRMWVFEEVLPTGEKLSEVINKTNENVKYLPGIQLGKNVIADPDLEHAARDANMLVFVTPHQFMEGICKKLVGKIRKDAEAISLIKGMEVKMEGPCMISTLITEQLGINCCVLMGANIANEIAVEKFSEATVGYRENKEIAQKWVQLFNTPYFMVSAVQDVEGVELCGTLKNVVALAAGFVDGLEMGNNTKAAIMRIGLREMKAFSKLLFPSVKESTFFESCGVADVITTCLGGRNRKCADAFAKNGGKRSFDELEAEMLQGQKLQGVSTAKEVYEVLRYRGWLELFPLFSTVHEICTGRLPPSAIVEYSEHTPRFSLVGGSANYF, translated from the exons atgGCTCCCTCGAGAGATTCTAAGCCTTTGGACGGAGAAGCCGATGGCAATGTTTCGTCCGGCGACGCCGCCGGAGCACCGGACAGCATCAAATCGAGAGTCACCGTTGTCGGCAGCGGTAACTGGGGCAGTGTCGCCGCTAAGCTCATTGCATCCAACACCCTCAAGCTCAACTCTTTCCACG ATGAAGTGAGGATGTGGGTATTCGAGGAGGTGCTACCAACTGGTGAGAAACTATCCGAGGTCATCAACAAAACCAAT GAGAATGTTAAGTATCTACCTGGTATTCAGCTTGGTAAGAACGTTATTGCAGACCCTGACCTTGAACATGCAG CGCGAGATGCTAATATGCTAGTGTTTGTTACTCCGCATCAATTCATGGAGGGCATATGCAAGAAGTTAGTTGGGAAGATTAGGAAAGATGCTGAAGCGATTTCTCTAATTAAAGGGATGGAGGTCAAGATGGAGGGTCCATGCATGATCTCCACCCTCATCACGGAACAGCTTGGAATTAACTGCTGTGTGCTAATGGGGGCAAACATCGCTAATGAG ATTGCAGTGGAGAAGTTCAGTGAAGCAACAGTAGGATACAGGGAAAACAAAGAGATTGCACAAAAATGGGTTCAGCTATTCAATACACCGTACTTTATGGTGTCAGCT GTCCAAGATGTAGAAGGGGTTGAACTATGTGGTACCCTAAAAAATGTTGTGGCCTTGGCAGCAG GATTTGTTGACGGCCTGGAGATGGGAAACAACACAAAG GCTGCAATAATGAGAATTGGCTTGAGAGAGATGAAGGCGTTTTCCAAATTGCTATTCCCATCTGTTAAAGAGAGCACATTTTTTGAGAGCTGCGGTGTAGCAGATGTGATTACAACTTGCT TAGGAGGAAGAAACAGGAAATGTGCCGATGCTTTTGCAAAGAACGGGGGAAAGAG GTCTTTCGATGAACTTGAAGCCGAGATGTTGCAGGGCCAAAAACTCCAG GGCGTGTCAACAGCAAAAGAAGTGTACGAGGTTCTAAGATATCGGGGATGGTTGGAGCTGTTCCCTCTTTTTTCCACAGTTCATGAGATCTGCACTGGTCGTCTTCCTCCATCGGCCATAGTTGAATACAGTGAGCACACCCCTAGATTTTCCTTGGTGGGAGGTTCTGCTAATTATTTCTGA
- the LOC116021196 gene encoding glycerol-3-phosphate dehydrogenase [NAD(+)] isoform X2: MWVFEEVLPTGEKLSEVINKTNENVKYLPGIQLGKNVIADPDLEHAARDANMLVFVTPHQFMEGICKKLVGKIRKDAEAISLIKGMEVKMEGPCMISTLITEQLGINCCVLMGANIANEIAVEKFSEATVGYRENKEIAQKWVQLFNTPYFMVSAVQDVEGVELCGTLKNVVALAAGFVDGLEMGNNTKAAIMRIGLREMKAFSKLLFPSVKESTFFESCGVADVITTCLGGRNRKCADAFAKNGGKRSFDELEAEMLQGQKLQGVSTAKEVYEVLRYRGWLELFPLFSTVHEICTGRLPPSAIVEYSEHTPRFSLVGGSANYF, from the exons ATGTGGGTATTCGAGGAGGTGCTACCAACTGGTGAGAAACTATCCGAGGTCATCAACAAAACCAAT GAGAATGTTAAGTATCTACCTGGTATTCAGCTTGGTAAGAACGTTATTGCAGACCCTGACCTTGAACATGCAG CGCGAGATGCTAATATGCTAGTGTTTGTTACTCCGCATCAATTCATGGAGGGCATATGCAAGAAGTTAGTTGGGAAGATTAGGAAAGATGCTGAAGCGATTTCTCTAATTAAAGGGATGGAGGTCAAGATGGAGGGTCCATGCATGATCTCCACCCTCATCACGGAACAGCTTGGAATTAACTGCTGTGTGCTAATGGGGGCAAACATCGCTAATGAG ATTGCAGTGGAGAAGTTCAGTGAAGCAACAGTAGGATACAGGGAAAACAAAGAGATTGCACAAAAATGGGTTCAGCTATTCAATACACCGTACTTTATGGTGTCAGCT GTCCAAGATGTAGAAGGGGTTGAACTATGTGGTACCCTAAAAAATGTTGTGGCCTTGGCAGCAG GATTTGTTGACGGCCTGGAGATGGGAAACAACACAAAG GCTGCAATAATGAGAATTGGCTTGAGAGAGATGAAGGCGTTTTCCAAATTGCTATTCCCATCTGTTAAAGAGAGCACATTTTTTGAGAGCTGCGGTGTAGCAGATGTGATTACAACTTGCT TAGGAGGAAGAAACAGGAAATGTGCCGATGCTTTTGCAAAGAACGGGGGAAAGAG GTCTTTCGATGAACTTGAAGCCGAGATGTTGCAGGGCCAAAAACTCCAG GGCGTGTCAACAGCAAAAGAAGTGTACGAGGTTCTAAGATATCGGGGATGGTTGGAGCTGTTCCCTCTTTTTTCCACAGTTCATGAGATCTGCACTGGTCGTCTTCCTCCATCGGCCATAGTTGAATACAGTGAGCACACCCCTAGATTTTCCTTGGTGGGAGGTTCTGCTAATTATTTCTGA